One region of Macadamia integrifolia cultivar HAES 741 chromosome 11, SCU_Mint_v3, whole genome shotgun sequence genomic DNA includes:
- the LOC122094270 gene encoding serine/threonine/tyrosine-protein kinase HT1, which produces MDEEASSWLRRAKFSRSVYHRLDSSGLRSIPLYLPPDLDLRLRSRATVQLQDRDSIWNLTSTTRRDSDPRLKSRPSLQPNRGSQVNLGVNRDSVATGLQRNPTTRSLSPLPESCLSDAFKEAQSAQKRFSTPGPQRKVTNKGIAGKIFARDSYRTRASDSTSSSTSNSDKLNNRKESSWTKYFDHGGGRVTAVETAADEFKVDLSQLFYGLKFATGAHSRIYHGIYKDEPVAMKILSPPDDDENRAIAARLEKQFTREVTHLSHLHHQNVIKLVAAFKDPPAFCVITKYISRGSLREFLHKLEHKSLSLQKLIAIALEIARGMEYIHSQGVIHRDLKPENILLDEDFHVKIADFGIACEEAYCDTLVEDQGTFRWMAPELIKHKAYGRKVDIYSFGLILWEMVAGTIPYEGMLPAQVAYAVVNKNLRPIIPPNCLPVLQALIEQCWASQSEKRPEFWQIVKVLEQFESSLTSDGTLNLVPDSSCQDHKKGLLHWIQKLSPVHPDGLSMPKPKLF; this is translated from the exons ATGGACGAGGAAGCAAGCTCATGGTTGAGGAGGGCCAAATTCTCTCGGTCGGTTTATCACAGATTGGATTCTTCGGGATTGCGTTCCATTCCATTATACCTTCCACCGGATCTAGATTTGAGATTGAGGTCGAGGGCTACCGTTCAACTACAGGATCGTGATTCCATATGGAATTTGACGTCGACCACTCGAAGGGATAGCGATCCCAGATTGAAATCGAGGCCTTCCCTCCAACCGAATCGCGGTTCCCAGGTAAATTTGGGGGTTAATCGTGATTCTGTGGCTACCGGACTTCAACGCAATCCAACTACCAGATCTTTATCCCCTCTGCCTGAAAGTTGTCTCTCAGATGCATTTAAGGAAGCTCaatctgcacagaagagattcTCCACTCCGGGCCCTCAAAGAAAAGTAACCAATAAAGGGATTGCCGGGAAGATTTTCGCTAGAGATTCTTATCGTACTCGGGCATCGGATTCCACGTCGTCGTCAACTTCGAATTCAGATAAATTGAATAACCGAAAGGAGTCTTCGTGGACGAAGTACTTTGATCATGGGGGAGGAAGGGTCACTGCCGTGGAAACTGCTGCGGATGAATTCAAGGTTGATCTCTCTCAGTTGTTCTATGGGCTTAAGTTTGCCACCGGGGCTCACAGTCGAATTTACCATGGAATTTATAAGGATGAACCCGTTGCAATGAAGATTCTCAGCCCACCTGATGATGACGAAAATAGGGCCATAGCGGCTCGGCTGGAGAAGCAGTTCACTAGAGAAGTTACTCATCTGTCTCATCTCCACCATCAAAATGTGATCAAG TTGGTAGCCGCATTTAAAGACCCACCAGCCTTTTGTGTCATCACCAAATATATTTCAAGGGGATCTTTGAGAGAATTTTTACACAAACTTGAGCACAAATCTCTTTCCTTACAAAAATTGATAGCTATTGCTCTAGAGATTGCTCGAGGAATGGAATACATTCACTCACAGGGTGTCATTCATCGTGACCTCAAACCAGAGAATATTCTCCTTGATGAAGACTTCCATGTGAAGATTGCTGATTTTGGAATAGCTTGTGAGGAGGCATACTGTGATACCTTGGTGGAGGACCAGGGGACCTTTCGCTGGATGGCACCAGAGTTGATCAAACATAAGGCCTATGGACGGAAGGTCGATATTTACAGTTTTGGACTCATCCTGTGGGAGATGGTAGCTGGGACGATTCCTTATGAGGGAATGCTACCTGCCCAGGTAGCTTATGCTGTTGTGAATAAg AACTTGAGACCCATTATTCCACCAAATTGTCTGCCTGTCCTTCAAGCATTAATTGAGCAATGTTGGGCTTCACAATCAGAGAAGAGGCCTGAGTTTTGGCAGATTGTAAAGGTATTAGAGCAATTCGAGTCTTCACTCACTAGTGACGGTACTCTTAACCTAGTTCCAGACTCTTCTTGCCAAGATCATAAGAAGGGGCTTCTTCATTGGATTCAAAAGCTTAGTCCTGTGCACCCTGATGGTTTGTCCATGCCTAAACCCAAATTATTTTGA